Within Cellulophaga sp. L1A9, the genomic segment TAATGGTTTTTCTGGAGGTTTAACAGGTGCAAATTACTCTGAATCTTATGCAAATGCTATAAATGGAGATGGAACAGTAGCGTTTAAGAAAATAGGAGAGCTTTTGTCTCATGAAGACATTCTTGCTAAATGGGATGAAGAAGTTAGTGAGGCTTATTTGGTGGCTAAAACTGTTAAAAAGCATTCTTATGATGGGGGTCCAATAATTGAACAACCTTCAAAAGTTGCAGAATTTCCAAAGGACGTTTTAGAAGATTATATTGATGAAATATGGAGTGTTTATAGTCAATATAATTTAAATATCAATATAGGAGATAGGGGCACTTGGGTTGGCACTATTAATGAAGATGGCGCGTTTAAATTTACGGATCCCGCCGATGGTAGTACAGCAACTATTTATTGGAAACCAACAACTGTTAATGCATTAGAAGGTTCAGGTTCTTTGGCATATACACCTTATGATGCAAGCATAGATGTTGAGGCGTATAATGAAGATTTAATGATTCAGGCACAAATATCTGCAGCAATTACTAGGCATGCTATTTATACAAATATTACAGATGATACGGTTCAGTATTCTCATGACGATTCTCGTTATTTTATTTATAGTCCTTTTAATGAATATGTGAAGTATTTTCATGACGATGAAATAAGTTACGATTCTAAAACATATGCTTTTGCGTATGATGATGTGGGCGATCATTCTTCCACAATCCAATGTACCTTTCCTACAGATGTTAAGGTAATAATTGGTGGTTATGGGGTTAACTCAGTTTCTGATTCAGTAAGTATAGATAAAGGGGATGATTCTGAAGAAGCATTGGCTATTTCACCAAACCCCACTACAGGAATAAATCCTCAAGTTACGGGGATAGGTGAAGATGTTGTTATCGCTATTTATGGCTTAGATGGTAAGTTTATAGGAAGTGAATTGGTAAGTGATTCAGATTCCTTTACTTTAGAAACACTTGGACTAGCTGATGGAATGTATTTAATAGTTGTCCGTGAAAAGTTAGGTAAAACTTTAAAGAGTTTTAAGCTATTGGTAAATTAATGGAGTAGCTTTTTAAGGAAACGATTACAGAAATTAATGGCTTAAAATAAGCCATTAATTTCTGCGTCAATTCTGTTAATAATTGTTCCTAAATCTTCAGGATTATCCACAAAATCTAAATTGTCTACATCAATAATTAAAAGCTTACCTTTTTCATAACTCTGGCTCCATGCTTCATAGCGCTCGTTAAGTCTGCTTAAATAATCAATAGAAATGGTATTCTCGTAATCACGACCTCTTTTGTGTATTTGTTTTACTAAATTAGGAATAGAACTCCGTAGATATATTAATAAATCTGGTGGTTGTACCAATTCTTGCATTAATTCAAAAAGGCTAGAATAATTATTGAAATCTCTATTGGTCAATAGGCCCATAGCATGTAAGTTCGGAGCAAAAATATAGGCATCCTCATAAATGGTACGGTCTTGAATAATATTTTTCCCCGTTTCTCTAATTTCTAGAATTTGCCGAAATCTGCTATTCAAAAAATAAATTTGAAGGTTAAAACTCCAACGTTCCATTTGATTGTAAAAATCATCAAGATAAGGGTTGTCAACTACATCTTCAAAATGAGGTTCCCAATTAAAGTGTTTTGAAAGTAATTTGGTTAATGTTGTTTTTCCAGCACCAATATTTCCCGCAACAGCAACATGCATAGTATAATTTGTGTTTAATGGTTTTTAATTTCTAAGGGGCACACAATATACAACGATTCTTGGGTAGTAGGAAAAATAGTTGCTGAAATGCATAAATGTTTTTTATCCTTTTTTTTAAATCAATATTGGAATGTGATTTTATTTTAGGCATCACCTTTAAACCTTTTCCTTTTTTTTTAGTCACATAGGAACAATAACCCGATACAATCATGAAAAACATACTGCTATTTATTTTTGCCTGTTTTATTCACTTCTCAAGCATACAGGCTCAAGACTTTCAAGGGAAGGCAATTTACCTCTCTAAAACCTCTGTGGCCGACTTTAATTTTGGAGGACGCCAAGTATCAGAAGAACAAAAGAAAAGATTTATGGAGCGCATGAAAGAGCAGTCTGAGAAAACATTTGTTCTCACATTTGATAAAGCAGCGGCGATTTATGAGGAAGAAGAAAAATTAGAAACTCCTGGTCAAGACAGTGGAGGAAGAGGTAGATTCAGATTTGGAGATTTTTCTGGGGGTAAATTGTATAAAAACATCAAAGACCAAAATTATTCCAAAGAATCGGAAATGTTCGGGAAAGTATTCTTAATTAAAGATGAGCTGCAGCAGTTAAATTGGACCATGGGTTCTGAAACAAAAAAAATAGGCAACTATACCTGTTATAAAGCAACGGCCATAAAAGCTATTGATTCTACAAATTTTGATAGTTTAAGAAGAAAAAGAGATCGCGATAGAAAAAAAGAAGATTCTGATAATGCTGTGAAAAAGGATTCTACAAAAAATAATGTCAGCATGTTTAAGGACAAAGAAGAGCCAAAAGAAATTGAAATTACAGCTTGGTTTACACCTGAAATACCTGTAAGTCAAGGTCCAGGAGAATATTGGGGTTTGCCGGGGTTAATTCTAGAAGTTAATGCAGGGAATACAGTACTCCTTTGTACTAAGATAGTTCTTAATGCAGATGAAAAAACAGAAATAAAAGCACCAACAAAAGGAAAGGTGGTTTCTCAACAAGAATACAATGAAACTCTTCTGGTTAAAATGGAAGAAATGTCTGAGCGTTTCAGAGGTGGAAATAGAGGTTCAGGTGGTAACTCAAATAGAGGAAGAAACTAATGAGAAATTTATTTATAAAAAAGCAGACCTTACTACTTCTTTTTCTTATAACCTTTGTTGGGGTTGTCAATGCTCAAAAAATAACCATAACGGGAATTTTGAAAGATGCTTCAGGGAGCCCTTTAGAAATGGCAAATGTGGTTGCTGTAAATCAAGAAACGAAAAGCTTGGATGGATTCGGAATTACGGATCCTAATGGTAAATATAAAGTCAATGTTAATCAGAATAGCACGTATAGTTTAAAGTTTAGCTATATAGGTTTTCAACCTAGAGAGTTTCTAATTGAAACAAAAGAAGAGGATCTTCAACGCGATATAGTTTTAGAGGAGCAAGCAGAAAGTTTAGATGAGGTTGAGGTGGTTTATGAAATGCCAGTTGTAGTTAAGGGGGATACTATTGTGTACAATACAGACTCTTTTGTTACTGGAACCGAAAAAAAATTAGAAGATGTACTGAGTAAACTTCCCGGAGTAGAAATTAATGAGGATGGAGAAATTGAGGTAGAAGGAAAAACCGTTACCAAAGTAATGGTCAATGGAAAAGATTTTTTTGACGGAGACTCTAAATTAGCCGCAAAAAATATTCCCGCAAATGCCCTTGATAAGATAGAAGTTCTTAGAAACTACAGTGAAGTTTCACAATTAAGTGGAGTCACAAACAATCAAGATAATGTAGCTTTAAATATTAAGCTTAAATCAGGAAAAGAGAAGTTTTGGTTTGGTGAAATAACGGCGGGCCTAGGATTGGATGATCGGTATTTAGCGCACCCTAAATTGTTTTTTTATAGTCCTAAATACAGTATCAATATCTTAACGGATCTTAATAATATTGGTCAATTGCCTTTTACGTCAAGAGATTATAGAAATTTTACGGGTGGCTTTAGGAGTAGAACAGGAAATACAGGAACTAGTTTTAGTGTTGGAGATGGTGGTTTGGGCTTATCTCAGCTCCAAAATAACCGTGCTAAAGAAATAAATACAAGGTTTGGTGCAGTGAATTTTAGTTATGCACCAACAGAAAAATTAGATTTAAGTGGCTTCGCAATTTATTCCTATGCCAATACAGACTTGCAAACAGTAGCAACGCGTACCTATATTAGTAGTAATCAACAAGAAATAACCACAACAGGTACAGAACAAACGTCTAATTTAGGGTTGTTTAAATTAAGTGCGGCATATAAACCTAGTGCAAATTTACAAGTAGAATATGATGCACTAGCAAAATTTTCTGATGAAAATGAAGATGTAGCTATTTTGTCTGTTGCGGATGTTACAGATCAGATTTTCGAGAATAAACAGCAAACACCTTCTAGTTTTAATCAAAATGCAAATGCGTATTATACCGTAGATGAAAAGAATATATTGGCTTTTGAAGCGCAATATTTAATACAAAACGAAGATCCTTTTTATAATGCAATTCGTGAAATCCAACCTTTTGAGAGTATTCTTCCTTTAGATGAAAATCAATCTAATTACAACATCAATCAAGATCGAAAAATAAAAACAAATAAGTTTGATTTTAAGACCGATTACTATTTTATTACGGGAGCTAAAAGTAATATTAATTTCACTTTAGGTACTACGCAAAGTAGTCAGGAATTCAATTCAAACATCTTTCAAATTTTAGATGGCAATTCAGAATTGCAATTCACGGATGCTGATTTAGTGAATGATGTGGAATATAATTTTTCTGATATTTTCTTTGGGTTTCATTATAAATTAATTGTAGGGAAATTTACGTTTAACCCTGGTTTTAAAGTGCATGACTATAAGGCTAAGAACACACAATTGGCTACTTCGGTTACAGATGATTTATTCAATGTTGTTCCAGATCTTTTTGTAAATCTTCAATTAAAGCAATCAGAAAGCATTCGTTTTAATTATACTGTAAATCGTCAGTTTTCAGATATAGATAAATTTTCTAGAGCGTATATTTTTAGTAATTACAACTCCATGTATCAAGGAAATCGTGATTTAGAAAGTGCGTTGTTTCATAATTTATCACTTAATTTCTTCAGTTTTAGTATGTTCAATATGCAAAACATTTTTGCTAATATTAATTATAGTAAGCGTGTAGATGCATTTAAAAATAATAGTTCTATTATCGGAATTAATCAGGTGAGTTCAACCATTAATTCTAATTTGGAAGATGAAGTATTATCTGGTTCTGCCAATTTTCAAAGAACATTTGGAAAAATAAAGGTAAGTTCAAGAGGGTCGCTTTCTTATTCCAATTTAAATAATATTGTCAATGATAGTCCTAGTGTTTCTGAGTCGCTAACACAGAGTTATAGAGCTTCATTAGCTACGAGTTTTAAAGATGCGCCTAATGTTGAG encodes:
- a CDS encoding beta-1,3-glucanase family protein, producing the protein MVKIRLCCLLSFVSYQLIAQLTIPYTFENNSGYRDDEIYIGLVGKIESTGDVWMELTNSTIQEMDPSYNTISGPEWSTPSDWLYPDIFTKLSDVADKTIQIPQGLYACRIFISFQSPMYLRFHETGGYAGANLNSDTDPNDGIRWELVELTWGDSGLWTNTSRVDAYQYPMALEVNGFSGGLTGANYSESYANAINGDGTVAFKKIGELLSHEDILAKWDEEVSEAYLVAKTVKKHSYDGGPIIEQPSKVAEFPKDVLEDYIDEIWSVYSQYNLNINIGDRGTWVGTINEDGAFKFTDPADGSTATIYWKPTTVNALEGSGSLAYTPYDASIDVEAYNEDLMIQAQISAAITRHAIYTNITDDTVQYSHDDSRYFIYSPFNEYVKYFHDDEISYDSKTYAFAYDDVGDHSSTIQCTFPTDVKVIIGGYGVNSVSDSVSIDKGDDSEEALAISPNPTTGINPQVTGIGEDVVIAIYGLDGKFIGSELVSDSDSFTLETLGLADGMYLIVVREKLGKTLKSFKLLVN
- a CDS encoding deoxynucleoside kinase encodes the protein MHVAVAGNIGAGKTTLTKLLSKHFNWEPHFEDVVDNPYLDDFYNQMERWSFNLQIYFLNSRFRQILEIRETGKNIIQDRTIYEDAYIFAPNLHAMGLLTNRDFNNYSSLFELMQELVQPPDLLIYLRSSIPNLVKQIHKRGRDYENTISIDYLSRLNERYEAWSQSYEKGKLLIIDVDNLDFVDNPEDLGTIINRIDAEINGLF
- a CDS encoding GLPGLI family protein, with the protein product MKNILLFIFACFIHFSSIQAQDFQGKAIYLSKTSVADFNFGGRQVSEEQKKRFMERMKEQSEKTFVLTFDKAAAIYEEEEKLETPGQDSGGRGRFRFGDFSGGKLYKNIKDQNYSKESEMFGKVFLIKDELQQLNWTMGSETKKIGNYTCYKATAIKAIDSTNFDSLRRKRDRDRKKEDSDNAVKKDSTKNNVSMFKDKEEPKEIEITAWFTPEIPVSQGPGEYWGLPGLILEVNAGNTVLLCTKIVLNADEKTEIKAPTKGKVVSQQEYNETLLVKMEEMSERFRGGNRGSGGNSNRGRN
- a CDS encoding outer membrane beta-barrel protein; amino-acid sequence: MRNLFIKKQTLLLLFLITFVGVVNAQKITITGILKDASGSPLEMANVVAVNQETKSLDGFGITDPNGKYKVNVNQNSTYSLKFSYIGFQPREFLIETKEEDLQRDIVLEEQAESLDEVEVVYEMPVVVKGDTIVYNTDSFVTGTEKKLEDVLSKLPGVEINEDGEIEVEGKTVTKVMVNGKDFFDGDSKLAAKNIPANALDKIEVLRNYSEVSQLSGVTNNQDNVALNIKLKSGKEKFWFGEITAGLGLDDRYLAHPKLFFYSPKYSINILTDLNNIGQLPFTSRDYRNFTGGFRSRTGNTGTSFSVGDGGLGLSQLQNNRAKEINTRFGAVNFSYAPTEKLDLSGFAIYSYANTDLQTVATRTYISSNQQEITTTGTEQTSNLGLFKLSAAYKPSANLQVEYDALAKFSDENEDVAILSVADVTDQIFENKQQTPSSFNQNANAYYTVDEKNILAFEAQYLIQNEDPFYNAIREIQPFESILPLDENQSNYNINQDRKIKTNKFDFKTDYYFITGAKSNINFTLGTTQSSQEFNSNIFQILDGNSELQFTDADLVNDVEYNFSDIFFGFHYKLIVGKFTFNPGFKVHDYKAKNTQLATSVTDDLFNVVPDLFVNLQLKQSESIRFNYTVNRQFSDIDKFSRAYIFSNYNSMYQGNRDLESALFHNLSLNFFSFSMFNMQNIFANINYSKRVDAFKNNSSIIGINQVSSTINSNLEDEVLSGSANFQRTFGKIKVSSRGSLSYSNLNNIVNDSPSVSESLTQSYRASLATSFKDAPNVEVGYNYAVNNYDNGGNSSTYYTDTPFLKVDAAFLKSFIFLADLDYYHYRDKADSINNEYGNLDTSISYQKKDSKWEYSVEVTNLLNNTELNQDSFNELFYRTSSYVVQPRYVMFKIKYDL